The following coding sequences lie in one Pseudarthrobacter phenanthrenivorans Sphe3 genomic window:
- a CDS encoding GAF domain-containing sensor histidine kinase, translated as MWREPVRQRTQDLLREFVGRADELVRTQEHMEGLLTAVVSLTEDLSLEAVLDRVVQSACELVGARYGALGVIGTDQQLSHFITVGIDDEGVRFIGDLPTGHGVLGHLIREPRPLRLHDLGEHPMAAGFPPNHPPMKTFLGVPVRVRNEVFGNLYLTEKKDGQDFTADDEDLAVALAAAAGVAIQNARLFEDSKRRQGWLEAGMEVSDRLMAQSQPNDSAGLDLIAERALRASDSVLSLIATPAGDGSLRCRTSVGAQSLPGGEELPASKIVAAVLESGVSQALTDPAGVLGPEASAKLGPVLVAALGHKGSGNRNGVLILARPAGASRYTEGDVASSAVFASRMGLTLDLLQANRLREEHALFMDRERIARDLHDLVIQRLFAAGLSMQSLRRYTMDPAAHDRITSVTRELDDSIRELRDTIYSLRAREAAQELLSGRVLRTVQTAVRDADVNPTVQLSGAVDEAVPDEVAEHLLPVLSECVSNAARHSGADDISVLLAAENGRVELRVRDNGCGFENPSRVSGLDNIKHRASQLGGNCVIDSSPGKGTRVTWAVPAP; from the coding sequence ATGTGGCGTGAACCGGTACGACAACGCACCCAGGACCTCCTGCGTGAATTCGTTGGCAGGGCAGATGAACTTGTCCGGACCCAGGAGCATATGGAGGGCCTGCTCACCGCCGTAGTGTCCCTGACAGAGGACCTGAGCCTCGAGGCAGTACTGGACCGGGTAGTGCAGTCGGCGTGCGAGCTGGTAGGTGCCCGTTATGGCGCTCTGGGCGTGATCGGCACAGACCAGCAGCTCAGCCACTTCATCACGGTGGGAATTGATGATGAGGGCGTCCGCTTCATCGGCGACCTCCCCACCGGGCATGGGGTGCTGGGGCACCTGATCCGCGAGCCCAGACCGCTGCGGCTCCATGACCTGGGCGAGCATCCAATGGCGGCGGGCTTCCCGCCCAACCACCCGCCCATGAAGACGTTCCTGGGCGTGCCGGTCCGGGTCCGCAACGAAGTATTCGGCAACCTGTACCTGACGGAAAAGAAGGACGGGCAGGACTTCACGGCGGACGATGAGGACCTTGCGGTCGCCCTCGCCGCGGCGGCCGGGGTCGCGATCCAGAACGCGCGGCTGTTCGAGGACAGCAAACGCCGCCAGGGCTGGCTGGAAGCCGGCATGGAAGTCAGCGACCGCCTGATGGCGCAGTCCCAACCGAACGACTCAGCAGGCCTGGACCTCATCGCCGAACGGGCGCTGCGCGCCTCGGATTCAGTGCTGTCCCTCATCGCAACTCCCGCCGGGGACGGCAGCCTGCGGTGCCGGACGTCGGTGGGCGCACAGTCGCTGCCCGGCGGTGAGGAACTGCCGGCGTCGAAAATAGTGGCTGCTGTGCTGGAGTCCGGCGTCTCCCAGGCCCTGACAGACCCGGCCGGCGTCCTGGGGCCAGAAGCGTCGGCGAAACTGGGCCCCGTCCTGGTGGCCGCCCTGGGGCACAAGGGCAGCGGCAACCGCAACGGTGTATTGATCCTCGCCAGGCCGGCCGGCGCGAGCCGGTACACGGAGGGAGACGTGGCATCCAGCGCCGTGTTCGCCTCCCGGATGGGCCTGACCCTTGATCTCCTCCAGGCGAACCGGCTCAGGGAAGAACACGCCCTGTTCATGGACCGGGAACGGATTGCCAGGGATTTGCACGACCTGGTCATCCAGCGTCTGTTCGCAGCAGGACTCAGCATGCAAAGCCTGCGCCGCTACACAATGGATCCGGCTGCCCACGACCGGATCACCAGCGTCACCCGCGAACTGGACGACAGCATCCGGGAGCTCAGGGACACCATCTACTCCCTCCGGGCCCGTGAAGCCGCACAGGAACTCCTCAGTGGCCGCGTACTGCGCACGGTCCAGACGGCAGTCCGGGATGCCGACGTCAATCCGACCGTCCAGCTTTCAGGAGCCGTTGACGAGGCGGTGCCCGATGAAGTCGCCGAACACTTACTGCCTGTGCTCTCCGAATGCGTCAGCAACGCCGCCAGGCACTCGGGGGCGGACGACATCAGCGTCCTGCTGGCGGCCGAGAACGGCAGGGTGGAGCTCAGGGTGCGGGACAACGGCTGCGGTTTCGAAAACCCCTCGCGGGTCAGCGGCCTGGACAATATCAAACACCGGGCGTCGCAGCTCGGCGGCAACTGCGTCATTGACAGCTCTCCTGGTAAGGGAACAAGGGTGACGTGGGCAGTCCCGGCTCCTTAG
- a CDS encoding F510_1955 family glycosylhydrolase — MPFPLANRTRNHSVAAGAAALVIALAGCTAAPPPAPDTTGHAEGGLPSAHVHGLAVSGESSKVLLATHEGLFDVTGGHAVKIGGTNDLMGFTPGASEGEFYASGHPGPGSDLPNPLGLVRTSDGGKTWEQLSRQGESDFHALTATKSGIVAFDGTLRTSTDGRTWNTVAAAFAPAALAGHPDSDTVLATTPEGIQRSADAGATWSPVANGPVIQYATFASPAEAAGVEPDGTVHYSSDAGMTWTRKGRIDAQVMAIASVKGQDGRPWLWAATPDGVIVSTDGGMTFRPSAAE; from the coding sequence ATGCCTTTCCCTTTGGCCAACAGGACCAGGAACCATTCAGTGGCGGCCGGCGCGGCCGCACTGGTGATCGCGCTGGCCGGCTGCACGGCCGCCCCGCCTCCGGCCCCGGACACCACAGGACATGCGGAGGGCGGGCTTCCCAGCGCCCACGTCCATGGACTCGCCGTCAGCGGTGAGAGCAGCAAGGTGTTGCTGGCCACGCATGAGGGCCTGTTCGATGTGACCGGCGGCCATGCCGTCAAGATCGGTGGCACCAATGATCTGATGGGCTTCACGCCCGGCGCCTCCGAGGGAGAGTTTTATGCTTCCGGCCACCCCGGTCCCGGCTCGGACCTGCCCAACCCGCTGGGCCTGGTGAGGACGTCCGACGGCGGCAAAACCTGGGAACAGCTCTCGCGGCAGGGCGAATCCGATTTCCACGCCCTTACTGCCACAAAATCCGGGATCGTGGCCTTCGACGGAACCCTGAGGACCAGCACTGACGGCAGGACCTGGAACACCGTGGCGGCGGCGTTCGCACCGGCCGCCCTCGCCGGCCATCCGGACAGTGATACCGTGCTGGCCACCACGCCGGAGGGAATCCAGCGGTCCGCGGATGCCGGTGCCACCTGGAGCCCGGTGGCAAACGGCCCGGTGATCCAGTACGCGACGTTCGCCAGCCCGGCCGAGGCAGCAGGCGTGGAGCCGGACGGCACCGTCCACTATTCCTCGGATGCCGGCATGACGTGGACCAGGAAGGGGCGCATCGACGCGCAGGTGATGGCCATCGCCTCCGTCAAGGGCCAGGATGGCCGCCCCTGGCTGTGGGCGGCCACCCCGGACGGAGTGATTGTTTCCACCGACGGCGGGATGACCTTCCGTCCGTCGGCGGCGGAGTAA
- a CDS encoding 1-phosphofructokinase family hexose kinase → MEASQPAVARQILTLTVNPALDVSTSTEEVVSVHKLRCAASRVDPGGGGVNVSRVVHRLGGRSIAMYTAGGPVGEAYRRLIEAEHLPSLVVPIQGSTRENFTVDETSTGKQYRFVLEGPELSEAEWRGCLDLVAQAVPTGGYVVASGSLPPGVPDDFYARVVRLARQVGAHCIVDTSGPALREALAEGVFLVKPSKRELGEYLGASLGSEQEEVEAASELVAAGAAQYVALTLGDAGAVLASKSGVLRLPVPAVQVRSTVGAGDSFLAAFVLRLAQGRTAEEAFRAAVAAGSAAVMSPATELCHREDVERLEAGLSASTP, encoded by the coding sequence ATGGAAGCCTCGCAGCCCGCCGTCGCACGGCAAATCCTCACCCTGACAGTGAACCCCGCCCTGGATGTCAGCACGTCAACCGAAGAGGTGGTGAGCGTCCATAAGCTGCGGTGCGCGGCCAGCCGGGTGGATCCCGGCGGCGGGGGAGTGAACGTTTCGCGGGTGGTCCACCGGCTCGGCGGGCGCAGCATTGCCATGTACACCGCCGGTGGTCCCGTGGGCGAAGCCTACCGCCGCCTCATCGAGGCGGAGCATCTCCCCAGCCTGGTGGTGCCCATCCAGGGCAGCACCCGGGAGAACTTCACCGTGGACGAGACCTCCACGGGCAAGCAGTACCGGTTTGTCCTGGAAGGCCCCGAACTCAGCGAGGCTGAGTGGCGCGGGTGCCTGGACCTGGTTGCCCAAGCGGTCCCGACAGGCGGATATGTAGTGGCCAGCGGGAGCCTCCCGCCCGGAGTTCCGGACGATTTCTACGCCCGCGTGGTCCGCCTGGCCCGGCAGGTCGGGGCGCACTGCATCGTGGACACGTCCGGGCCGGCACTGCGCGAGGCGCTCGCCGAAGGCGTCTTCCTGGTCAAGCCCAGCAAGCGCGAACTGGGGGAGTACCTCGGGGCGAGCCTCGGCAGTGAACAGGAAGAGGTGGAAGCTGCATCTGAACTCGTGGCGGCCGGAGCGGCCCAGTACGTTGCACTCACCCTCGGCGACGCCGGGGCTGTGCTGGCTTCAAAGTCAGGCGTCCTCCGGTTGCCGGTTCCGGCCGTCCAGGTACGCAGCACCGTGGGCGCCGGGGACAGCTTCCTGGCAGCCTTCGTGCTCCGGCTGGCACAGGGGCGGACTGCGGAGGAGGCGTTCCGTGCTGCCGTTGCGGCCGGGTCAGCTGCCGTGATGTCGCCTGCCACCGAACTCTGCCACAGGGAGGACGTGGAACGCCTGGAAGCCGGGCTTTCCGCTTCCACCCCTTAG
- a CDS encoding acyltransferase family protein — protein sequence MPALERPAMPGNGLISGRKHALDGLRTVAVAGVFFFHTATALMPGGSIGVDVFFTLSGFVITLLIMKEYLAQGRLRLGVFYANRLARLWPALLAACAVIVAVGALFPWSKWAGQEGFVLPAAAYVMNLARFGLFGESIAGETLGPTWTLAVEEQFYLVWPLLLLVLLRFWKVRTVAWATAGLAAAFLLERTVLVLLGAPLNRLYNGPDTRADELLIGCALALLFTTVAEGSRFLAALQRAARWAGPAAGLALLAAMVLLKEPETAGPWFSAFWSAGPTVLSLLAAVLIGSLVLQPAGFMGRILSHPWLARPGRELSYAMYLWHMPVYLLLMPLVPSLWLRVALSAVLTILLGFASHRLVETPVRRWANKRLEAAVVRPCAARAPEREPELAAAGRGA from the coding sequence TTGCCAGCACTGGAACGGCCTGCGATGCCCGGAAACGGGCTCATCTCGGGACGCAAACATGCCTTGGACGGGCTCCGGACCGTCGCGGTGGCGGGGGTGTTTTTCTTCCATACGGCCACCGCCCTGATGCCTGGCGGATCCATCGGCGTGGACGTGTTCTTCACCCTCAGCGGGTTCGTGATCACCCTGCTCATCATGAAGGAGTACCTGGCCCAGGGGCGGCTGCGGCTGGGCGTCTTCTACGCCAACCGGCTGGCCCGGCTGTGGCCGGCACTGCTGGCGGCGTGCGCGGTGATCGTGGCCGTAGGCGCTCTTTTCCCTTGGTCCAAGTGGGCCGGGCAGGAGGGTTTTGTCCTGCCGGCCGCCGCTTACGTGATGAACCTGGCACGCTTCGGGCTGTTCGGGGAGTCGATTGCCGGTGAAACGCTCGGCCCAACCTGGACCCTGGCGGTGGAGGAGCAGTTCTACCTGGTTTGGCCGCTGCTCCTGCTGGTGCTGCTGCGGTTCTGGAAGGTCCGCACGGTTGCCTGGGCCACGGCCGGCCTGGCTGCGGCGTTCCTTTTGGAGCGGACGGTCCTGGTCCTGCTCGGGGCGCCGCTGAACCGCCTCTACAACGGGCCCGACACCCGGGCCGACGAGCTGCTCATCGGATGCGCCCTGGCCCTCCTGTTCACCACAGTCGCTGAGGGTTCCCGCTTCCTCGCCGCCCTCCAGCGCGCCGCCCGGTGGGCCGGGCCGGCCGCGGGGCTTGCCCTCCTGGCCGCCATGGTGCTGCTGAAGGAGCCGGAGACCGCCGGCCCGTGGTTCAGTGCCTTCTGGTCAGCCGGGCCCACCGTCCTTTCCCTGCTGGCGGCCGTGCTGATCGGGTCGCTCGTCCTGCAGCCGGCAGGCTTCATGGGGCGGATCTTGAGCCACCCCTGGCTGGCCCGCCCCGGCCGCGAGCTTTCCTACGCCATGTACCTGTGGCACATGCCCGTTTATCTCCTGCTCATGCCGCTCGTCCCGTCGCTGTGGCTGCGCGTAGCGCTGTCGGCGGTGCTGACCATTCTGCTGGGCTTTGCGTCCCACCGGCTGGTGGAAACGCCCGTCCGCCGCTGGGCGAACAAAAGGCTGGAGGCCGCCGTCGTCCGTCCTTGTGCCGCGCGTGCCCCGGAACGCGAGCCTGAACTGGCCGCGGCCGGACGCGGCGCCTAA
- a CDS encoding YegP family protein yields MAGRFELFTDSGGSCRVRLVDGHGRELAVSVPYSDSRHAVQGIDALREVAGTALIEDHTSDPMRVQAGGRSRSGGGGHSARRAK; encoded by the coding sequence ATGGCCGGTCGCTTTGAACTTTTCACAGACTCCGGCGGCAGCTGCAGGGTGCGGCTGGTGGACGGACACGGCAGGGAACTCGCCGTCTCGGTGCCCTACAGTGACAGCCGGCATGCTGTGCAGGGAATCGATGCCCTGCGCGAGGTGGCAGGTACTGCGCTGATTGAGGACCACACCTCGGATCCCATGCGGGTCCAGGCAGGTGGGCGCAGCCGCAGTGGTGGGGGCGGCCACAGCGCCAGGAGGGCAAAATGA
- a CDS encoding response regulator, which produces MTLPVYENSKVTEGPSVFILDDHELVRYGLRDLLEAEGMQVAGESGSAVEAIRRIPALRPDVAILDGRLGDGTGIEVCREVRAIDPGISCIILTSYDDDQALQGAVLAGAAGYVLKQIGNNDLAGAIRRVARGESLFAPGVKERALNGLLEAAPVDPRLESLSLQERKVLALVGQGMTNRQIGQELFLAEKTVKNYVSAMLAKLGFERRTQAAVYMAQSAAGAPMP; this is translated from the coding sequence ATGACATTGCCGGTTTACGAGAACTCCAAAGTTACGGAGGGCCCAAGTGTCTTCATCCTTGATGACCATGAGTTGGTCCGTTACGGACTGCGGGACCTCCTGGAGGCAGAGGGCATGCAGGTGGCGGGCGAGAGCGGGTCGGCGGTGGAGGCCATCCGCCGCATCCCGGCGCTCCGCCCCGATGTGGCCATCCTTGACGGCAGGCTCGGTGACGGAACCGGGATAGAGGTCTGCCGGGAGGTCCGGGCTATTGACCCGGGCATAAGCTGCATCATCCTGACCAGCTACGACGACGACCAAGCCCTCCAGGGGGCCGTCCTGGCCGGCGCTGCCGGATACGTGCTGAAGCAGATCGGGAACAATGATCTCGCCGGCGCAATCCGCAGGGTTGCACGGGGAGAATCGCTGTTCGCGCCCGGGGTGAAGGAGCGGGCCCTGAACGGGCTGTTGGAAGCAGCCCCGGTGGATCCGCGATTGGAGTCCCTGAGCCTTCAGGAACGGAAGGTCTTGGCCCTCGTGGGCCAGGGCATGACCAACAGGCAGATCGGCCAGGAGCTCTTCCTTGCCGAGAAAACCGTCAAGAACTATGTCTCCGCCATGCTGGCCAAGCTCGGCTTCGAGAGGCGGACGCAGGCTGCCGTCTATATGGCGCAGTCAGCCGCAGGTGCCCCGATGCCCTAA
- a CDS encoding acyltransferase family protein: MTHHGDQSGVNRMSPGQDAVPGPEAGTAAATATLPAGRDRYLDTLRALALARVVAFHSFSGAVWLTLVFPSMGVMFALAGSLMARSLARPAVGVLKSRTRRLLFPLWVYALTVLALLFTAGWRPWEEDVSWLQVALWFVPLGDPPFPENAATNDLVVDSSWGFQAEEILWYIRAYFWFMLLSPLLLRAFRRFPWPTLLAPLVLITALTLENVILPEWANSTVTDFATFGSCWLLGFAHSGGYLRRLRLPVVVLLGLGLMALGFEWAATHLGEEGWDLNAIPLAQALWSLGFCAVLLRLSPVWTPQPAQPGLQRPRALRIVDSAVTLMNNRAVTIYLWHNLLLVAAVPLIDLAWENPTLSESVPWLLESEWLLFLMAWPLLGLTILSVGWVEDLGARRKPVLWPAGLVKG; encoded by the coding sequence ATGACCCACCACGGCGATCAATCCGGCGTTAACCGTATGTCGCCGGGACAGGACGCCGTGCCCGGACCGGAGGCCGGCACCGCAGCCGCCACAGCCACCCTGCCGGCAGGCCGCGACCGCTATCTGGATACCCTTCGAGCCCTGGCCTTGGCCCGGGTGGTGGCGTTCCACAGTTTCTCCGGCGCCGTCTGGCTGACCCTGGTGTTCCCGTCCATGGGCGTCATGTTTGCCTTGGCAGGATCGCTAATGGCCCGATCCTTGGCCCGGCCCGCCGTCGGGGTGTTGAAGAGCAGGACCAGGCGGTTGCTGTTCCCCCTCTGGGTGTATGCCCTGACGGTGCTGGCCCTGCTGTTCACCGCAGGCTGGCGGCCGTGGGAGGAGGATGTCAGCTGGCTGCAGGTGGCACTGTGGTTCGTGCCCCTGGGCGACCCGCCATTCCCGGAGAACGCTGCCACCAATGACCTGGTGGTGGACTCCAGCTGGGGTTTCCAGGCCGAGGAAATCCTTTGGTATATCCGGGCGTATTTCTGGTTCATGCTGCTCTCGCCGCTGCTGCTCAGGGCCTTCCGGCGGTTCCCCTGGCCTACGCTGCTGGCTCCCCTGGTGCTGATCACGGCACTGACCTTGGAAAACGTGATTCTTCCCGAGTGGGCGAACAGCACGGTGACCGATTTTGCCACCTTCGGTTCGTGCTGGCTTCTGGGTTTCGCCCACTCGGGGGGCTACCTGCGCAGGTTGCGGCTACCCGTCGTTGTGCTCCTGGGGCTGGGGCTCATGGCGCTTGGCTTTGAATGGGCGGCCACCCATCTGGGCGAGGAAGGCTGGGACCTTAACGCCATCCCGCTGGCCCAGGCCCTCTGGTCGCTGGGATTCTGCGCCGTGCTGCTCCGGCTGTCCCCGGTCTGGACCCCGCAGCCCGCGCAGCCCGGGCTCCAGCGGCCCCGGGCACTGCGGATCGTGGACAGCGCCGTCACGCTCATGAACAACCGGGCCGTCACCATCTACCTCTGGCACAACCTGCTGCTTGTGGCCGCGGTCCCGCTGATCGACCTGGCCTGGGAAAACCCCACGCTCAGCGAGTCGGTCCCCTGGCTGCTGGAAAGTGAGTGGCTGCTGTTCCTCATGGCCTGGCCGCTCCTGGGCCTCACCATCCTCTCCGTGGGCTGGGTGGAGGACCTGGGCGCCCGCCGTAAGCCAGTGCTGTGGCCGGCAGGACTCGTAAAGGGTTAG
- a CDS encoding type II toxin-antitoxin system HipA family toxin, whose translation MTEDLRRLKFVRGADVYKAGILAGQLTRTDRGSVTFRYAHQYVGPDARPVATTLPVTTEPVESPSGALPAFFSGLLPEGHRLTVLKDAVKTSLGDELSLLLAVGADVPGDVQVIPAGEQLVEQRPLADTSRPEELDFAYLADAVDPHGLPGVQHKASASMMTTPLALAGRRYLLKLDPPQYPHLVLNEAVHLTGARALKIPVARHSVVTDRNGLPGLLVERFDRTHDGGLVRLALEDGAQVLNLPPASKYAVSSEQLVLALAGLCKAKAVATRNLYLQFVFAWLTGNGDLHAKNAAVLAGRSGAWSVAPVYDIPCTLLYGDDTLALPVAGKVKGLKSRHWEEFAATIGLPPRAAAAANALALKAAMGIDLDALPFSGSPLNGARRELRFRRAQLAS comes from the coding sequence ATGACTGAGGACCTGCGGCGCCTGAAGTTCGTCCGGGGCGCAGACGTGTACAAGGCCGGCATCCTGGCCGGGCAGTTGACCAGGACGGACCGCGGGAGCGTGACCTTCCGGTACGCGCACCAGTACGTGGGGCCCGACGCGCGGCCCGTCGCCACCACGCTGCCGGTGACCACCGAGCCTGTTGAATCGCCCAGCGGGGCCCTGCCGGCTTTTTTCTCGGGCCTCCTGCCGGAAGGCCACCGGTTGACGGTCCTCAAGGATGCCGTGAAGACGAGCCTGGGGGATGAGTTGAGCCTCCTCCTGGCCGTGGGGGCGGATGTTCCCGGCGACGTGCAGGTGATCCCCGCCGGCGAACAGCTGGTGGAGCAGCGGCCGCTGGCGGACACGTCCCGCCCGGAAGAGCTGGACTTCGCCTACCTGGCCGACGCGGTGGACCCGCACGGGCTGCCCGGGGTGCAGCACAAAGCCAGCGCCTCCATGATGACCACGCCGCTTGCCCTTGCCGGCCGCCGCTACCTGCTCAAGCTGGATCCGCCCCAGTACCCGCACCTGGTCCTCAACGAAGCAGTCCACCTCACCGGAGCCAGGGCCCTGAAGATACCCGTGGCCAGGCACAGCGTGGTGACTGACAGGAACGGCTTGCCGGGGTTGCTTGTGGAGCGGTTCGACCGCACCCACGACGGCGGGCTGGTCCGGCTTGCGCTGGAGGACGGGGCGCAGGTGCTGAACCTTCCGCCGGCGTCGAAATATGCCGTCAGCTCCGAGCAGCTGGTCCTGGCGCTGGCGGGCCTGTGCAAGGCGAAGGCCGTGGCCACCAGGAACCTCTACCTGCAGTTCGTTTTCGCCTGGCTCACCGGCAACGGGGACCTGCACGCCAAGAATGCCGCCGTGCTGGCAGGACGGAGTGGAGCGTGGTCCGTGGCGCCGGTGTACGACATTCCGTGCACGCTGCTGTACGGAGACGACACCCTGGCCCTTCCCGTGGCCGGCAAGGTCAAGGGGCTCAAAAGCAGGCACTGGGAAGAGTTCGCAGCCACCATCGGGCTACCCCCGCGCGCTGCGGCCGCGGCCAATGCCCTTGCCCTGAAGGCGGCCATGGGCATCGACCTGGACGCGTTGCCCTTCAGCGGATCGCCGCTCAACGGGGCCCGCCGGGAACTGCGGTTCCGCCGGGCTCAACTGGCCTCCTGA
- a CDS encoding response regulator transcription factor, with translation MQTPAPHLNGGRSQAASIRVFVVTGHAMVRQGLRDLFETEGIEVVGESGSAAEAAYRIPALKPDVAVLDDMLPDGTGIEVCRDIRAVDPGIRCLILASYDDEQAVRGAVLAGASGYVLKRIGGTELVDGIRLIAAGHSLFRPGVKDLVAESLGRTATAPWMDSLAAREQEVLVLIARGLTNREVGQQMNLPEPVVKNYVSSVLEKLGFRRRPAAPRAGPGETAAKEPGLPTSPLFPYQESCQ, from the coding sequence ATGCAGACGCCAGCACCACACCTGAACGGGGGGCGGTCCCAGGCCGCGTCCATCCGAGTTTTCGTTGTCACGGGGCACGCCATGGTACGGCAGGGACTCCGGGACCTGTTCGAAACCGAAGGGATTGAGGTGGTCGGTGAAAGCGGTTCCGCAGCCGAGGCCGCGTACCGCATTCCCGCCCTGAAACCCGACGTGGCAGTCCTGGACGACATGCTGCCGGACGGTACCGGCATCGAAGTCTGCCGCGATATCCGGGCCGTCGATCCAGGCATACGGTGCCTGATCCTGGCGAGCTATGACGATGAGCAGGCTGTGCGCGGAGCGGTGCTGGCAGGGGCCTCCGGGTACGTGCTCAAGCGGATTGGGGGCACCGAACTGGTGGACGGGATCCGCCTTATTGCGGCCGGCCACTCATTGTTCAGGCCCGGCGTCAAGGACCTCGTTGCCGAAAGCCTTGGCCGCACTGCCACAGCTCCGTGGATGGACTCCCTGGCTGCCCGGGAGCAGGAGGTGCTGGTCCTCATCGCCAGGGGACTGACCAACCGGGAGGTGGGGCAGCAGATGAACCTGCCTGAGCCAGTGGTGAAAAACTACGTGTCCTCCGTGCTGGAGAAACTGGGGTTCCGGCGGCGGCCGGCGGCTCCGCGGGCTGGGCCCGGCGAAACCGCGGCTAAGGAGCCGGGACTGCCCACGTCACCCTTGTTCCCTTACCAGGAGAGCTGTCAATGA
- a CDS encoding ANTAR domain-containing protein — protein MAIQPAISSGRLQRPGLLLDLITGMESDLDSLRRLTEAAARTFSGTAGQGVDCGAVLTHGDTALLSTGNSADAASLAASEDRYDDGPMAQAVETAGPVRVDGGTSVRWEGCRRRLAAAGYGWALAVPLRLEGSASSALLFLGRGGGVELKQELVAEATWFAAVASQSLKLALEVRSVRAAGDNLKAVLESRTSIDVACGVLMAQNRCSYTEAFSKLAGASRQRNLKVRNVAENILKAMPAGPPPARFES, from the coding sequence GTGGCAATACAACCGGCGATTAGTAGCGGGAGGCTGCAGAGGCCGGGACTCCTCCTGGACCTGATCACCGGAATGGAGTCGGACCTTGATTCGCTGCGTCGCCTCACCGAAGCCGCCGCACGCACTTTCAGCGGGACGGCCGGGCAAGGCGTTGACTGCGGCGCCGTCCTGACGCACGGCGACACGGCGCTACTCAGCACCGGCAACAGTGCGGATGCCGCAAGCCTGGCAGCGTCCGAGGACCGTTACGACGATGGTCCCATGGCCCAGGCCGTGGAAACGGCAGGCCCTGTAAGGGTCGACGGCGGCACGTCAGTACGGTGGGAGGGGTGCCGGCGGCGCCTGGCGGCGGCGGGGTACGGCTGGGCTCTGGCTGTGCCGCTGCGGCTGGAGGGGTCAGCATCCTCTGCCCTGCTGTTCCTGGGCCGGGGCGGCGGGGTGGAACTGAAGCAGGAGCTGGTGGCAGAGGCAACCTGGTTTGCCGCGGTGGCGTCGCAGAGCCTGAAGCTGGCGCTGGAGGTGCGCAGCGTCCGAGCGGCCGGAGACAACCTGAAGGCGGTCCTGGAAAGCCGGACGTCCATTGATGTGGCGTGCGGGGTGCTCATGGCCCAGAACCGCTGCTCCTATACGGAAGCGTTCAGCAAGCTGGCCGGCGCGTCCCGGCAGCGGAACCTGAAGGTCCGCAACGTCGCGGAAAACATCCTCAAGGCAATGCCCGCCGGGCCGCCGCCGGCACGTTTCGAGTCCTGA
- a CDS encoding SDR family oxidoreductase, whose protein sequence is MRIAVAGGTGTVGRHVMEVARERGHEAVSLSRAEGVDLVNGRGLSQALTGVEAVIDVSGIQTNSTKKAVDFFTNATQNLLAAEKQAGVQHHVALSIVGIDGATSGLYAGKLVQEEEVRHGGIPWTLLRSTQFHEFVPLAAKIGSVGPLVAVPRMFTQPVAAREVAEALVKAVEAGPKGRVKDLGGPRTEQLANLVRTYLARTGGRKKVVEAVLPGAMGKAMRSGALVPAAGAAVGRQTFLDWLEASSAGGGQEK, encoded by the coding sequence ATGAGGATTGCCGTTGCAGGGGGAACCGGTACCGTAGGGCGCCACGTGATGGAGGTAGCCAGGGAACGCGGGCACGAGGCAGTGAGCCTGAGCCGCGCAGAGGGCGTGGACCTGGTGAATGGCCGCGGCCTGTCCCAGGCGCTGACGGGCGTGGAGGCCGTGATCGATGTGTCCGGGATCCAGACCAACTCCACCAAGAAGGCGGTGGACTTCTTCACCAACGCCACCCAGAACCTGCTGGCCGCCGAAAAGCAGGCGGGCGTGCAGCACCACGTGGCCCTGTCCATCGTCGGAATCGACGGCGCCACGTCCGGCCTCTATGCGGGCAAGCTGGTGCAGGAGGAGGAAGTCCGCCACGGCGGCATCCCCTGGACGTTGCTCCGTTCCACCCAGTTCCATGAGTTCGTGCCGCTGGCGGCAAAGATCGGATCAGTGGGCCCGCTGGTGGCCGTGCCCAGGATGTTCACCCAGCCCGTGGCCGCACGGGAGGTGGCAGAGGCACTGGTGAAGGCGGTTGAGGCGGGACCGAAGGGACGCGTCAAGGACCTGGGCGGGCCGCGGACGGAACAGCTGGCGAACCTGGTCCGCACCTATCTCGCCAGGACCGGCGGCCGCAAGAAGGTGGTGGAAGCAGTGCTGCCCGGCGCCATGGGTAAAGCCATGCGCAGCGGTGCGCTGGTCCCGGCGGCGGGTGCCGCCGTCGGACGCCAGACGTTCCTGGACTGGCTGGAGGCAAGTAGTGCCGGCGGCGGGCAGGAAAAGTAG
- a CDS encoding helix-turn-helix transcriptional regulator: protein MMEDVKAIGASIRRARKEAGITQGTLADLVGTSARTIHAIETGTGNPSLVTVAAAANAVGLHLRAADD, encoded by the coding sequence ATGATGGAGGATGTGAAGGCGATTGGAGCCAGCATCCGGCGCGCCCGCAAGGAGGCCGGCATTACCCAAGGCACACTGGCCGACCTAGTCGGCACGTCCGCCCGCACCATCCACGCCATTGAGACCGGGACGGGAAACCCGTCACTGGTCACCGTGGCCGCCGCCGCCAACGCGGTGGGACTCCACCTCCGGGCTGCCGATGACTGA